A stretch of the Desulfobacter sp. genome encodes the following:
- a CDS encoding BMP family protein, with product MKRLLMIASLMFCVLFTAQAMAADKIKVAGIYTQPIQQKWDACLHKALQKAADAGDIEYVYSEKVSNTDYIRVLREYSENGMDLIVGEAFGISRDVRKVAKDYPETAYLMGDTFGPAQPDLSVFDNYIHEPCFLMGMIAGQMTKTNKIGMVGGYPIGEVNRLFNAFMAGAKSVNPKVEFKVSFIGSWYDPPKAKEFAYAQVEAGVDVLYAERAGVVDAAREKGILAFGNVNDMNKEENGQDVVVASALWHMESAVNNAIALVKAGKFKAEDYKEWTMMKKGGASLSPFYEFEDKIPGDIKAKADQIKAGTFIVEINDTEPKSTF from the coding sequence ATGAAGCGTTTATTGATGATTGCAAGTCTAATGTTCTGTGTATTATTTACTGCCCAGGCCATGGCCGCAGATAAAATCAAGGTGGCCGGAATCTATACCCAGCCCATTCAGCAAAAATGGGATGCCTGTCTTCATAAGGCCCTGCAAAAAGCTGCGGATGCCGGAGATATTGAGTATGTCTATTCTGAAAAAGTCTCGAATACCGATTATATCCGGGTTCTCAGGGAATATTCTGAAAACGGCATGGACCTGATCGTGGGCGAGGCATTCGGTATTTCCAGGGACGTTAGAAAAGTAGCCAAAGATTATCCCGAAACTGCCTATCTCATGGGAGACACATTCGGGCCTGCCCAACCCGATCTTTCCGTCTTTGACAACTATATTCACGAGCCCTGCTTTCTCATGGGCATGATTGCAGGTCAAATGACAAAAACAAATAAAATCGGCATGGTGGGCGGATATCCCATCGGTGAAGTCAACCGGCTCTTTAACGCCTTTATGGCGGGTGCCAAATCCGTAAATCCCAAAGTTGAGTTCAAGGTCTCTTTTATCGGGTCCTGGTATGATCCGCCAAAGGCCAAAGAATTTGCCTATGCCCAGGTAGAGGCAGGGGTGGATGTCCTCTATGCAGAACGTGCAGGGGTTGTGGATGCGGCAAGGGAAAAAGGGATCTTAGCCTTTGGCAATGTCAACGACATGAACAAGGAAGAAAACGGGCAGGACGTGGTTGTGGCCTCTGCCCTCTGGCACATGGAATCTGCCGTAAACAACGCCATTGCCCTTGTAAAGGCAGGAAAATTCAAGGCAGAAGATTATAAGGAATGGACCATGATGAAAAAAGGCGGGGCAAGCCTTTCCCCCTTTTATGAATTTGAAGATAAAATTCCTGGGGATATTAAAGCCAAGGCAGACCAGATCAAGGCCGGCACCTTTATTGTTGAAATCAACGATACCGAACCCAAATCCACCTTTTAA